The DNA window CGTCGAGGCCATCGACGTCTGCACGGGGTGTCAGACTGGCCGTCGCCGTGCTTGTCGGTGCGATATCGGCAAAGCCACCCCGGGCGGGAGACCGCTGCACCTGAAGAATCCGCATCACGATGAAGGCGACAAGGCCCAGCGAGGCGAAGGCCGAGTAGATGAACAGGCCTTTCGGCCCCATCATCTCCATGGCCAGGGCGCCGAAAAGGGGACCGACCGTGACGCCCGTCGCCCAGGAGAACAGCAGGGTGCCGACGGTGGAGACGATCTGTCCTGGATCAACGATATCGCAGGCATGGGCGACGCAGACGGAATAGATGCACAGGGCAAGGCCGCCCCAGGCCGCAAACGACCACAGGATCAACACGTTCGCGCCCTGTGCGCTCGCCCACAGAATCAGAAGTGAAACGAGGCTCGTTCCCGCAGCGAGCCCGGCAATCACGTAGCGGCGGTCCGCCCGATCGGATAGCCACCCGAGCGGCCACTGCATCGCGAGGCTTCCGGCCTGGAGGGCGAACAGAAGGGCTGCCGCCTGATCCTGGCTCAATCCGATGGTGACCCCGAAGACGGGCGTGATGGCGATGACCGGGCCATTGACCAAGCCGACCACGAAGGCGCCGACCACCGCAGACGGCGCCGTCGCGAACAGCTTCCTGACTTCGATCCGGACGCCTTGAGGCGCCGCCGGTTCCTTGGTGGTCGTTGCGGCGATCGGAAGGAGCGAGAGCGTGATCAGTGCGCTCACCGCCATGAACAAGCCATCGGTGCGGATATTGCCG is part of the Microvirga terrae genome and encodes:
- a CDS encoding MFS transporter; this translates as MNSSLALIWTITAATTLLQAGNGLLQALMPLRMQAEGISVASIGVVAAAYGLGFSTGCLLAPSFIRHVGYIRAFASLAAVVSVLILVMTQAHSTLAWIFLRGLTGVTLACIFTVTDGWISARAISSHRGRILSIYMICTKVALMVSPLGIGFGNIRTDGLFMAVSALITLSLLPIAATTTKEPAAPQGVRIEVRKLFATAPSAVVGAFVVGLVNGPVIAITPVFGVTIGLSQDQAAALLFALQAGSLAMQWPLGWLSDRADRRYVIAGLAAGTSLVSLLILWASAQGANVLILWSFAAWGGLALCIYSVCVAHACDIVDPGQIVSTVGTLLFSWATGVTVGPLFGALAMEMMGPKGLFIYSAFASLGLVAFIVMRILQVQRSPARGGFADIAPTSTATASLTPRADVDGLDDQSLATAGSRKAEASDQKAEPSAVARADTAS